A stretch of Episyrphus balteatus chromosome 2, idEpiBalt1.1, whole genome shotgun sequence DNA encodes these proteins:
- the LOC129908880 gene encoding NAD-dependent protein deacetylase Sirt6: MSCTYADGLSPYEDKGILGVAERFDKEDEVNEKCEKLAKLMEASQHVVVHTGAGISTSAGIPDFRGPNGVWTLEKKGEKPNINISFNEAVPTKTHMALKALVEKGYVHYIISQNIDGLHLKSGLSRQYISELHGNMFVEQCSKCHKQFVRQTAAVTVGQKPCGGLCKGGGNSRPCRGGTLLDNVLDWEHDLPEKDLDMSIMHSTLADLNITLGTTLQIVPSGNLPLKNKKYDGKLVICNLQPTKHDKKADFLISTYVDDIMTKLCKRLGIEIPEYTKDKDPTQMDIGSQWTIPSDINKKTEKIYNIKVKEFNLKRKSSLNSEKKNLIKLPKTEDESPKDEKDEIIKEEIDT; the protein is encoded by the exons atgtcGTGCACTTATGCAGATGGATTATCTCCATACGAAGACAAAGGAATACTTGGTGTTGCAGAG AGATTTGATAAAGAAGACGAAGTAAATGAAAAATGTGAGAAACTAGCTAAACTAATGGAAGCTTCCCAACATGTTGTCGTCCATACTGGAGCTGGCATAAGTACATCTGCTGGAATTCCTGATTTTAg AGGACCTAATGGTGTATGGACGTTAGAAAAGAAAGGAGAGAAGCCTAACATCAACATATCATTTAATGAAGCAGTTCCCACCAAAACCCATATGGCTCTTAAAGCATTAGTTGAAAAAGGCTATGTTCACTATATAATAAGCCAAAATATTGATGGCCTGCATTTGAAATCTGGTCTCTCCAGACAATACATTTCCGAACTCCATGGAAATATGTTTGTGGAACAATGTAGTAAATGTCACAA GCAATTCGTTAGACAAACAGCTGCGGTAACTGTTGGCCAGAAACCATGTGGTGGCCTATGCAAAGGAGGTGGTAATTCGCGTCCATGTCGAGGTGGCACATTGTTGGATAATGTCCTGGACTGGGAACATGATCTTCCAGAGAAAGATCTCGACATGTCAATAATGCATTCGAC CTTAGCTGATTTAAATATCACTTTGGGAACAACCTTACAAATCGTGCCAAGTGGAAATCTTCCacttaagaacaaaaaatatgatGGTAAATTGGTCATCTGCAATTTACAACCAACAAAACAT GACAAAAAAGCTGACTTTTTAATATCCACTTATGTTGATGATATTATGACAAAATTATGTAAACGTCTTGGTATTGAGATACCAGAATATACCAAAGACAAAGATCCAACGCAGATGGACATCGGCTCGCAATGGACCATTCCTTCCGATATAAataagaaaaccgaaaaaatttataatataaaagtaaaagaatttaatttaaagagaAAATCTAGTTTAAATtcggaaaagaaaaatttaattaaactgcCAAAAACTGAAGACGAAAGTCCTAAAGATGaaaaagatgaaataataaaagaagaaatagaTACATAA